Proteins found in one Zea mays cultivar B73 chromosome 1, Zm-B73-REFERENCE-NAM-5.0, whole genome shotgun sequence genomic segment:
- the LOC103631765 gene encoding glycerol-3-phosphate acyltransferase RAM2, whose protein sequence is MHAMAWWGGEEGEPLFPSVDKCDASRLGRDSTLVADLDGALLRSPDAFPYYALVAFETGGAARLALLLLLAPLAAALRRAVSESAGERVLVFAATAGARVANVESAARAVLPRFYAADVRRDAWRVFSACGGRRLVLTAAPRVMAEPFLRRYLGADAVAGTELAAWRGRATGWVDARRGGVLVGESKAQALRQMLDAGEVPDVGLGHRRSDYAFMSFCKEAYLVPRTPVEAVRADELPKRVVFHDGRLVQRPTPLVALLTVLWFPVGLLLSLVRVAAGVLLPMRWLRVAFHALGVRVVVRGTPAAAAAAATRTGVLFACSHRTLLDAVFLSVALGRPVAAVTYSLSRLSEFLSPIRTVRLTRDRAADAATIGRVLAEGDLAICPEGTTCREPFLLRFSALFAELTDAVVPVAVECRMGMFHGTTARGWKGMDPFYFFMNPSPVYTITFLDRLPPELTCGGGNKSGHWVANYVQRLIASTLSYECTGLTRKDKYRELADNDGLVLNF, encoded by the exons ATGCATGCAATGGCGTGGTGGGGCGGCGAGGAGGGCGAGCCGTTATTCCCGTCCGTGGACAAGTGCGACGCGTCCCGCCTCGGTCGGGACTCCACGCTGGTGGCGGACCTGGACGGCGCGCTGCTCCGCTCCCCGGACGCCTTCCCCTACTACGCGCTCGTCGCCTTCGAGACGGGCGGCGCGGCGCGCCtggcgctgctgctgctgctggcgcCGCTGGCCGCGGCGCTGCGCCGCGCGGTGTCGGAGTCCGCGGGGGAGCGGGTGCTGGTGTTCGCGGCCACGGCGGGCGCGCGCGTCGCCAACGTCGAGTCCGCGGCGCGCGCCGTGCTGCCCAGGTTCTACGCCGCCGACGTGCGCCGGGACGCGTGGCGCGTCTTCTCCGCGTGCGGGGGGCGGAGGCTGGTGCTCACCGCCGCGCCGCGGGTCATGGCCGAGCCGTTCCTGCGGCGGTACCTCGGCGCCGACGCCGTCGCCGGCACGGAGCTCGCCGCGTGGCGGGGACGCGCCACGGGGTGGGTGGACGCGCGCCGCGGCGGCGTGCTCGTCGGCGAGAGCAAGGCCCAGGCGCTGCGGCAGATGCTCGACGCCGGGGAGGTGCCCGATGTCGGGCTCGGCCACCGGAGATCGGATTACGCCTTCATGAGTTTCTGCAAG GAGGCCTACCTGGTGCCGCGGACGCCGGTGGAGGCCGTGCGCGCGGACGAGCTGCCGAAGCGGGTCGTCTTCCATGACGGCCGCCTGGTGCAGCGCCCGACCCCGCTCGTGGCCCTTCTCACCGTGCTGTGGTTCCCCGTCGGCCTGCTGCTATCGCTGGTCCGCGTCGCCGCGGGGGTGCTGCTCCCGATGCGGTGGCTCCGCGTCGCGTTCCACGCGCTGGGCGTGCGCGTCGTCGTGCGGGggacgccggcggcggcggcggcggcggcgacacgCACGGGGGTGCTCTTCGCCTGCAGCCACCGCACGCTCCTGGACGCCGTCTTCCTCTCGGTGGCGCTGGGCCGGCCCGTGGCCGCCGTGACCTACTCGCTGTCCCGCCTCTCGGAGTTCCTGTCCCCGATCCGCACCGTGCGGCTCACCCGCGACCGCGCCGCCGACGCGGCCACCATCGGGCGCGTGCTCGCCGAGGGCGACCTCGCCATCTGCCCCGAGGGGACCACGTGCCGGGAGCCGTTCCTGCTGCGGTTCTCGGCGCTGTTCGCCGAGCTCACCGACGCCGTCGTGCCGGTGGCGGTGGAGTGCCGGATGGGCATGTTCCACGGCACCACGGCGAGGGGGTGGAAGGGGATGGACCCCTTCTACTTCTTCATGAACCCGAGCCCGGTGTACACGATCACGTTCCTCGACAGGCTGCCGCCCGAGCTCACCTGCGGCGGCGGGAACAAGTCCGGCCACTGGGTGGCCAACTACGTGCAGAGGCTTATAGCCTCCACGCTGTCCTACGAGTGCACCGGCCTCACCCGGAAGGACAAGTACAGGGAGCTAGCAGACAACGACGGCCTAGTTTTAAACTTTTAA